The sequence GGTGCCGTCATCATCCAGGAGATGAAGGCGGAAGGTCAGCGGCAGCGCGAAGAGATCATCGCCGCCGGCCACGCCCAGATCGAGGCCGACCGCAAGGCCGCGGCGTCCGCGCTGCGCCAGGACGTGGGCAAGCTCGCCACCGACCTGGCCGGCAAGCTTGTCGGCGAGTCCCTCGAGGACCACGCCCGGCAGAGCGGCACCGTGGACCGGTTCCTCGACGAGCTCGAGGCGAAGGCCGAGGCTGTCCGATGAACGGCGCGAGCCGCGAGGCACTGGCAGCCGCACGTGAGCGTCTCGACGCGCTGACCGACAACACGTCGGTCGACGCGGCGAAGCTCGCCGAGGACCTGGCAGCCGTCACCGCGCTGCTCGACCGCGAGGTTTCCCTGCGGCGGGTCCTCACCGACCCGGCGCAGAGCGGCGAGAGCAAGGCCGAGCTGGCCGGACGACTGCTGAGCGGTCAGGTGGGCGGCGAAGCCGTGGACCTGATCTCCGGCATGGTCCGCTCCCGCTGGTCGCAGTCCCGCGAACTGGTGGACTCGGTCGAGGAGCTGGCGAACACCGCAGACCTCACCGCGGCCCAGCGCAGCGGCGCACTCGACGACGTCGAGGACGAGCTGTTCCGGTTCGGCCGGATCGTCGGCTCCGACACGGGCCTGCGTTCCGCGCTCACCAGCCGTACGGCCACCACCGCCGCCAAGAGCGAGCTGCTGCGCAGCCTGCTCGGTGGCAAGGCACAGCCGGTGACCGAGCGCATCGTCACGCGCCTCGTGACCCAGCCCCGGGGACGTAGCCTGGAGGCGGGACTCGACTCCCTGTCCAGGCTCGCCGCGGAGCGACGGGACCGCATGGTCGCCGTGGTCACCTCGGCGGTACCGCTGAGCGACCGGCAGAAGCAGCGCCTCGGCGCCGCACTCGCCACGATCTACGGTCGGCAGATGCACCTGAACCTGGACGTGGACCCCGCGGTCCTCGGCGGGATCTCGGTGCGCGTCGGTGACGAGGTCATCAACGGCACCATCGCGGACCGCCTCGACGAGGCGACCCGTCGCATGGCCGGCTGACACAGCGCAGCGCAACAGAAACCAAGCAAGACCAGCGGCCCGGTTGGGCCGTGCAGAAATTGCAGAAGATTCCTGGGGGTCGGCCCCCAGACCCCCTTAAGAAACTTCGGGCCCAACAAGGAGAGCAGGGAACCCAGATGGCGGAGCTCACGATCCGGCCGGAGGAGATCCGGGACGCGCTGGAGAACTTTGTCCAGTCGTACAAGCCGGACGCGGCCTCGCGCGAGGAGGTCGGTACGGTCAGCGTTGCCGGTGACGGCATCGCAAAGGTGGAGGGCCTGCCCTCCGCCATGGCGAACGAGCTGCTGAAGTTCGAGGACGGCACCCTCGGTCTCGCCCTCAACCTTGAGGAGCGCGAGATCGGTGCCAT is a genomic window of Streptomyces sp. NBC_01237 containing:
- a CDS encoding F0F1 ATP synthase subunit delta; this encodes MNGASREALAAARERLDALTDNTSVDAAKLAEDLAAVTALLDREVSLRRVLTDPAQSGESKAELAGRLLSGQVGGEAVDLISGMVRSRWSQSRELVDSVEELANTADLTAAQRSGALDDVEDELFRFGRIVGSDTGLRSALTSRTATTAAKSELLRSLLGGKAQPVTERIVTRLVTQPRGRSLEAGLDSLSRLAAERRDRMVAVVTSAVPLSDRQKQRLGAALATIYGRQMHLNLDVDPAVLGGISVRVGDEVINGTIADRLDEATRRMAG